One Streptomyces sp. V4I8 genomic window carries:
- a CDS encoding (2Fe-2S)-binding protein, producing the protein MRVNFTVNGRPQEADDVWEGESLLYVLRERMGLPGSKNACEQGECGSCTVRLDGVPVCSCLVAAGQAEGREVVTVEGLADYAKQRAEGGGCASGACGTSLQDAQHWAAKGQDSQTGEGTELSPIQQAFIDAGAVQCGFCTPGLLVAADEMLERNPNPSDADIREALSGNLCRCTGYEKIMDAVRLAAARQGEAV; encoded by the coding sequence ATGCGCGTCAACTTCACTGTCAATGGACGTCCGCAGGAAGCCGACGATGTGTGGGAGGGCGAGTCCCTGCTGTACGTACTGAGGGAGCGGATGGGCCTTCCCGGGTCCAAGAACGCCTGTGAGCAGGGCGAGTGCGGGTCCTGCACCGTCCGGCTGGACGGGGTTCCGGTGTGTTCGTGCCTGGTGGCCGCCGGGCAGGCCGAGGGCCGTGAGGTCGTCACCGTCGAGGGGCTCGCCGACTACGCCAAGCAGCGGGCAGAGGGCGGCGGTTGCGCCTCCGGTGCCTGTGGGACCTCCCTGCAGGATGCCCAGCATTGGGCGGCCAAGGGACAGGACTCGCAGACCGGTGAGGGCACCGAACTCTCCCCGATCCAGCAGGCGTTCATCGACGCCGGCGCCGTCCAGTGCGGCTTCTGCACGCCGGGGCTGCTGGTGGCCGCCGACGAGATGCTGGAGCGGAACCCGAACCCGAGCGACGCGGACATCCGCGAGGCGCTGTCGGGCAACCTGTGCCGCTGCACCGGGTACGAGAAGATCATGGACGCGGTCCGCCTCGCGGCCGCCCGGCAGGGAGAGGCGGTCTGA
- a CDS encoding xanthine dehydrogenase family protein molybdopterin-binding subunit, whose amino-acid sequence MPTNGAPTKITQGSQTKGGIGESTLRPDGTLKVTGEFAYSSDMWHEDMLWGQILRSTVAHAEIVSIDTSEALAMAGVYAVMTYDDLPTDVKNYGLEIQDTPVLAHGKVRHHGEPVAIVAADHPETARRAAAKIKVDYRELPVITDEASATAPDAILVHEGRDDHHSGHVPHPNIVHRQPIFRGDAAEAAKKADVVVRGEYTFGMQDQAFLGPESGLAVPDEDGGVHLYIATQWLHSDLKQIAPVLGLPERKVRMTLSGVGGAFGGREDLSMQIHACLLAMRTGKPVKIVYNRFESFFGHVHRHPAKLYYEHGATKDGKLTHVKCRIVLDGGAYASASPAVVGNASSLAIGPYVVEDVDIEAIALYTNNPPCGAMRGFGAVQACFAYEAQMDKVAKQLGMDPIEFRQRNAMEQGTIMPTGQPVDSPAPVAELLRRVKAMPMPPERQWESSEGADVRQLPGGLSNTTHGEGVVRGVGYAVGIKNVGFSEGFDDYSTAKVRMEVIGGEPVATVHTAMAEVGQGGVTVHAQIARTELGVTQVTIHPADTQVGSAGSTSASRQTYVTGGAVKNSCELVREKVLELGRRKFGSYHPAWATAELLLEGGKVVTDGGEVLADLVDVLEGEAVEIEAEWRHRPTEAFDLRTGQGNGHVQYSFAAHRAVVEVDTELGLVKVIELACAQDVGKALNPLSVIGQIQGGTTQGLGVAVMEEIIVDPKTAKVRNPSFTDYLIPTILDTPTIPVDVLELADDHAPYGLRGIGEAPTLSSTPAVLAAIRNATGLELNRTPVRPEHLTGTA is encoded by the coding sequence ATGCCCACCAATGGCGCTCCCACGAAGATCACCCAGGGGTCCCAGACCAAGGGCGGCATCGGCGAGTCGACGCTCCGCCCGGACGGCACCCTCAAGGTCACCGGCGAGTTCGCGTACTCGTCCGACATGTGGCACGAGGACATGCTCTGGGGGCAGATCCTCCGCTCCACCGTCGCGCACGCCGAGATCGTGTCCATCGACACGAGCGAGGCGCTGGCGATGGCGGGTGTCTACGCCGTCATGACGTACGACGACCTGCCGACCGACGTGAAGAACTACGGCCTGGAGATCCAGGACACCCCGGTCCTGGCGCACGGCAAGGTACGCCACCACGGTGAGCCGGTCGCGATCGTGGCCGCCGACCACCCGGAGACCGCGCGCCGCGCCGCCGCCAAGATCAAGGTCGACTACCGCGAGCTGCCCGTCATCACCGACGAGGCCTCCGCGACCGCCCCGGACGCGATCCTCGTTCACGAGGGCCGCGACGACCACCACAGCGGCCACGTACCGCACCCGAACATCGTCCACCGCCAGCCGATCTTCCGCGGCGACGCGGCGGAGGCCGCCAAGAAGGCCGACGTCGTCGTCAGGGGCGAGTACACCTTCGGCATGCAGGACCAGGCCTTCCTCGGCCCCGAGTCCGGCCTCGCCGTGCCGGACGAGGACGGCGGCGTCCACCTCTACATCGCCACCCAGTGGCTGCACAGCGACCTGAAGCAGATCGCCCCGGTCCTCGGCCTGCCCGAGCGCAAGGTCCGGATGACGCTGTCCGGTGTCGGCGGCGCCTTCGGTGGCCGCGAGGACCTGTCGATGCAGATCCACGCGTGCCTGCTGGCGATGCGGACCGGGAAGCCCGTCAAGATCGTCTACAACCGCTTCGAGTCCTTCTTCGGGCACGTCCACCGCCACCCCGCCAAGCTCTACTACGAGCACGGCGCCACGAAGGACGGCAAGCTCACGCACGTGAAGTGCAGGATCGTGCTGGACGGCGGCGCGTACGCCTCCGCGTCCCCCGCGGTCGTCGGCAACGCCTCTTCGCTGGCCATCGGCCCGTACGTCGTCGAGGACGTCGACATCGAGGCCATCGCCCTCTACACCAACAACCCGCCCTGCGGCGCCATGCGCGGCTTCGGCGCGGTCCAGGCGTGCTTCGCCTACGAGGCGCAGATGGACAAGGTGGCGAAGCAACTGGGCATGGACCCCATCGAGTTCCGGCAGCGCAACGCCATGGAGCAGGGGACCATCATGCCGACCGGGCAGCCGGTCGACTCCCCGGCGCCGGTCGCCGAACTCCTGCGCCGCGTCAAGGCGATGCCCATGCCGCCGGAGCGCCAGTGGGAGTCCAGCGAGGGCGCGGACGTACGGCAGCTGCCGGGCGGTCTGTCCAACACCACGCACGGTGAAGGCGTCGTACGCGGTGTCGGCTACGCGGTCGGCATCAAGAACGTCGGCTTCTCCGAGGGCTTCGACGACTATTCCACCGCCAAGGTGCGCATGGAGGTCATCGGCGGCGAGCCCGTCGCGACCGTGCACACGGCCATGGCCGAGGTCGGCCAGGGCGGGGTCACCGTCCACGCCCAGATCGCCCGCACCGAGCTGGGCGTCACCCAGGTGACGATCCACCCGGCGGACACGCAGGTCGGCTCGGCCGGCTCGACGTCCGCGTCGCGCCAGACGTACGTCACCGGCGGCGCGGTCAAGAACTCCTGCGAGCTGGTCCGCGAGAAGGTCCTGGAGCTCGGGCGCCGCAAGTTCGGCTCCTACCACCCCGCCTGGGCCACCGCCGAACTGCTCCTGGAGGGCGGCAAGGTCGTCACCGACGGCGGCGAAGTGCTCGCCGACCTGGTCGACGTGCTCGAAGGCGAGGCCGTCGAGATCGAGGCCGAGTGGCGGCACCGTCCGACCGAGGCCTTCGACCTGCGCACCGGCCAGGGCAACGGCCACGTCCAGTACTCCTTCGCCGCGCACCGCGCCGTCGTCGAGGTGGACACCGAGCTCGGCCTGGTCAAGGTCATCGAGCTGGCCTGCGCCCAGGACGTCGGCAAGGCGCTCAACCCGCTGTCCGTCATCGGCCAGATCCAGGGCGGTACGACCCAGGGTCTCGGGGTGGCGGTCATGGAGGAGATCATCGTCGACCCCAAGACGGCCAAGGTCAGGAACCCGTCCTTCACGGACTACCTGATCCCCACCATCCTCGACACGCCGACCATCCCCGTCGACGTGCTCGAACTCGCCGACGACCACGCCCCGTACGGGCTGCGGGGCATCGGCGAGGCCCCCACCCTGTCGTCGACCCCGGCCGTCCTCGCGGCGATCCGGAACGCGACGGGCCTGGAGCTGAACCGCACGCCGGTACGGCCGGAACACCTCACCGGCACGGCGTAG
- a CDS encoding XdhC family protein, with protein sequence MLDIAEELHRWVEQGRDFAVATVVAVGGSAPRQPGAALAVDADGTAIGSVSGGCVEGAVYELCQQALQDGETVLERFGYSDEDAFAVGLTCGGVIDILVTPVRAADPSRPVLAAALRAAASGEAAAVARIVSGPDELKGRALLVRPDGSPEGGFGAHPELDRTVAAEAGAFLDAGRTGTLEIGEQGSRCGAPLTVLVESSVPAPRMIVFGAIDFASALVRIGKFLNYRVTVCDARPVFATKARFPEADEIVVEWPHKYLERTSVDARTVLCVLTHDAKFDVPLLQLALRLPVAYVGAMGSRRTHLDRNERLREVGVTELELARLRSPIGLDLGARTPEETALSIASEIVADRRGGSGVSLTGAHTPIHHDASSSAVGRIGSVA encoded by the coding sequence ATGCTGGACATCGCCGAAGAGCTGCACCGGTGGGTCGAGCAGGGACGCGACTTCGCCGTGGCCACCGTGGTGGCGGTCGGCGGCAGCGCACCCCGCCAGCCCGGCGCCGCGCTCGCGGTGGACGCCGACGGTACGGCGATCGGGTCGGTCTCCGGCGGCTGTGTGGAGGGCGCGGTCTACGAGCTGTGCCAGCAGGCGCTGCAGGACGGCGAGACGGTCCTGGAGCGCTTCGGCTACAGCGACGAGGACGCCTTCGCGGTCGGTCTGACCTGCGGAGGCGTCATCGACATCCTGGTCACGCCGGTACGGGCCGCCGACCCGTCCCGCCCGGTTCTCGCGGCCGCGCTGCGGGCGGCCGCGAGCGGGGAGGCGGCGGCGGTGGCACGGATCGTGTCGGGGCCGGACGAGCTGAAGGGCCGCGCCCTGCTGGTCCGCCCCGACGGCTCCCCGGAGGGCGGCTTCGGTGCCCACCCCGAACTGGACCGCACGGTCGCGGCGGAGGCGGGCGCCTTCCTCGACGCGGGCCGCACCGGCACCCTGGAGATCGGCGAACAGGGCTCGCGCTGCGGGGCCCCGCTCACGGTGCTGGTCGAGTCCTCGGTCCCGGCGCCCCGGATGATCGTCTTCGGCGCGATCGACTTCGCGTCGGCGCTGGTGCGCATCGGCAAGTTCCTGAACTACCGCGTGACCGTGTGCGACGCCCGCCCGGTCTTCGCGACGAAGGCCCGCTTCCCGGAGGCGGACGAGATCGTCGTCGAGTGGCCGCACAAGTACCTGGAGCGGACGTCCGTCGACGCCCGGACGGTCCTGTGCGTCCTCACCCACGACGCCAAGTTCGACGTACCCCTGCTCCAGCTCGCGCTGCGTCTGCCGGTCGCGTACGTCGGCGCGATGGGCTCCCGCCGCACCCACCTGGACCGCAACGAGAGGCTGCGCGAAGTCGGCGTGACCGAGCTGGAGCTGGCGCGGCTGCGGTCCCCCATCGGGCTGGACCTCGGCGCCCGTACGCCCGAGGAGACGGCCCTGTCGATCGCCTCGGAGATCGTCGCCGACCGGCGGGGCGGCAGCGGGGTTTCCCTCACCGGCGCGCATACCCCGATCCACCATGACGCGTCGTCTTCGGCGGTGGGGCGGATCGGGTCGGTGGCGTGA
- a CDS encoding lanthionine synthetase LanC family protein gives MTPNKVETPTVDEVEALAVDGLRWLLAGARDAGEDGGIGWPVRPSDDELEPMLYNGTAGIIPVLLEAWRHFDDDSYADAALRAVRGLAESVERVEDDSLYFGRTGTALVLRAVHDDLRDAAAGAASDRALELVRARFDGTRWSEWFDLMGGNAGIGLGALIAGAEDLAVRAVEPYARTAEETAAGVHWAWVDRPDAVARMHHMSHGTLGVVYGLAAVGHATGRTDLVDLALAGAADVVARDEAGPDGFLVPHSDPWDRPRDVVERYNYGWCHGPTGDAQVFRLLRDLTADPTWSALADRCWHTVTHSGLPERLRPGFWDNNGRCCGTAGVLALACDRIAEQGDSPEFAQLLVTDIAARATRDAEGARWSNVEHRADPSALEPETGWAMGNAGIVRELLRFVRVVRGGEPDYAFTWPDQPTVRRR, from the coding sequence GTGACACCCAACAAGGTCGAGACGCCGACTGTCGACGAGGTCGAGGCGCTGGCCGTGGACGGGCTGCGGTGGCTGCTGGCCGGCGCGCGGGACGCCGGGGAGGACGGCGGCATCGGCTGGCCCGTCAGGCCCTCCGACGACGAGCTCGAACCCATGCTCTACAACGGCACGGCCGGAATCATCCCGGTCCTCCTGGAAGCATGGCGGCACTTCGACGACGACTCCTACGCGGACGCCGCCCTGCGCGCCGTACGCGGGCTGGCGGAGTCCGTCGAGCGCGTGGAGGACGACTCGCTCTACTTCGGCCGCACCGGAACGGCCCTCGTGCTGCGTGCCGTTCACGACGACCTGCGCGACGCGGCCGCTGGAGCCGCCAGCGACCGTGCCCTGGAGTTGGTGCGGGCGCGCTTCGACGGAACGCGCTGGAGTGAATGGTTCGACCTGATGGGCGGGAACGCGGGGATCGGCCTGGGCGCGCTCATTGCCGGGGCTGAGGACCTGGCGGTCCGAGCGGTGGAGCCGTATGCCCGCACGGCCGAGGAGACCGCGGCCGGGGTCCACTGGGCCTGGGTGGACCGACCGGACGCGGTCGCCCGCATGCACCACATGTCGCACGGCACGCTCGGCGTCGTGTACGGGCTCGCCGCCGTCGGTCACGCGACCGGCCGCACGGACCTGGTGGACCTCGCTCTCGCCGGTGCCGCAGACGTGGTCGCCCGCGACGAGGCCGGCCCCGACGGTTTCCTCGTTCCCCACTCCGACCCGTGGGACCGCCCCCGCGACGTCGTCGAGCGGTACAACTACGGCTGGTGCCACGGCCCCACCGGCGACGCCCAGGTCTTCCGCCTGCTACGGGACCTCACCGCCGACCCCACCTGGTCGGCCCTCGCCGACCGCTGCTGGCACACCGTCACCCACTCCGGGCTGCCCGAGCGGCTGCGCCCCGGCTTCTGGGACAACAACGGCCGTTGCTGCGGCACGGCGGGCGTCCTGGCCCTCGCCTGTGACCGCATCGCCGAGCAGGGCGACTCCCCCGAGTTCGCCCAGCTCCTCGTCACCGACATCGCCGCCCGCGCCACCCGCGACGCGGAGGGCGCCCGCTGGTCGAACGTCGAGCACCGGGCCGACCCGAGCGCCCTCGAACCGGAGACCGGGTGGGCGATGGGCAACGCGGGCATCGTGCGGGAACTGCTGCGCTTCGTACGGGTCGTGCGGGGCGGCGAGCCGGACTACGCGTTCACCTGGCCGGACCAGCCGACCGTGCGCCGCCGCTAG
- a CDS encoding polysaccharide deacetylase family protein codes for MGGCPLRGSIALTFDAGPSEHSARLLDILKEKQIPATFFLMGKGHIDKYPQLVKRRADEGHEVANHTWNHDRLTELEPQEIREELERPNKEIERLIGKRPTLMRPPQGRTHDTVHEICRELGMAEALWSVTAKDYLTKDPDLIHQRVLAQADRDGIILLHDLYDGTVPAVPGIIDALKQRGYVFVTVPQLLAPGRAEAGEVYR; via the coding sequence ATGGGGGGGTGCCCCCTCCGGGGGAGCATAGCGCTGACCTTCGACGCCGGGCCGAGCGAACACTCCGCCCGGCTGCTCGACATCCTGAAGGAGAAGCAGATCCCGGCGACCTTCTTCCTCATGGGCAAAGGGCACATCGACAAGTACCCGCAACTGGTGAAGCGGAGGGCCGACGAGGGCCACGAGGTCGCCAACCACACCTGGAACCACGACCGGCTCACCGAGCTGGAGCCCCAGGAGATCCGCGAGGAACTGGAGCGCCCCAACAAGGAGATAGAGCGCCTGATCGGCAAGCGTCCGACGCTGATGCGGCCGCCCCAGGGCCGTACGCACGACACGGTGCACGAGATCTGCCGCGAGCTGGGGATGGCGGAGGCCCTGTGGAGCGTCACCGCCAAGGACTACCTGACCAAGGACCCCGACCTCATCCACCAGCGCGTCCTCGCGCAGGCGGACCGCGACGGCATCATCCTGCTGCACGACCTCTACGACGGGACCGTGCCGGCGGTGCCCGGGATCATCGACGCGCTGAAGCAACGGGGCTATGTGTTCGTGACCGTGCCGCAACTGCTGGCGCCGGGGCGGGCCGAGGCCGGTGAGGTGTACCGGTAG
- a CDS encoding SRPBCC family protein: MVTFLLERTVPLPLDEAWRRLTEWPRHARAVPLTRIRVTPAAPTREGTLVVARSGIGPLSFADPMEVTVWQPPGDDSPGLCRLEKRGRVVTGWAEIEVRPGPGGRARVVWREELGVRFVPGGLDGVVERTARYVFGRAVNRLLRSA, translated from the coding sequence GTGGTCACCTTCCTGCTCGAACGCACGGTTCCGCTCCCCCTCGACGAGGCGTGGCGCCGTCTGACGGAGTGGCCCCGCCATGCCCGGGCCGTACCCCTGACCCGGATCAGGGTCACGCCCGCCGCACCGACCCGTGAGGGCACCCTCGTCGTCGCCCGCTCCGGAATCGGCCCCCTCTCCTTCGCCGACCCGATGGAGGTGACGGTGTGGCAGCCGCCCGGAGACGACTCGCCGGGTCTGTGCAGGCTGGAGAAGCGGGGCCGGGTGGTCACGGGCTGGGCCGAGATCGAGGTACGGCCCGGGCCCGGCGGACGCGCGCGGGTGGTGTGGCGGGAGGAGCTCGGGGTGCGGTTCGTGCCGGGGGGCTTGGACGGCGTCGTGGAGCGTACGGCGCGGTACGTGTTCGGGCGCGCGGTGAACCGGCTGCTGCGCAGCGCCTGA
- a CDS encoding NCS2 family permease → MTQQSLEPTTSAEDAGEGTRVPAGRSWLDRYFHISHRGSTVAREVRGGVTTFMAMAYILLLNPLILSGKDAAGDTLAQKALITATAFAAAFTTLLMGFFGKVPLALAAGLSVSGVLASQVAPQMTWPQAMGMCVMYGVVIMLLVVTGLREMIMNAIPLALKHAITMGIGLFVALIGFYKAGFVHQGEATPVTLGPAGELAGWPVLLFAVTLLAIFMLQARGIPGAILIGIVGGTVLALVLNAFDVIDPKQWASGAPELHGSAVSMPDFSIFGNVEFGGWGEVGAMTVGMIVFTLVLAGFFDAMATIIGVGTEAKLADDKGRMPGLSKALFIDGAGGAIGGVSGASGQTVFVESATGVGEGARTGLSSVVTGLFFAACLFFTPLTAIVPGEVAAAALVVIGAMMMMNARHVDWSDRATAIPVFLTVVIMPFTYSITAGVAAGVISYVAIKIAQGKAREIGAFMWALTGIFLVYFALNPIESWMGVH, encoded by the coding sequence ATGACCCAGCAGTCACTGGAGCCGACGACGTCGGCCGAAGACGCGGGTGAAGGAACCCGCGTCCCGGCCGGCAGGTCGTGGCTCGATCGGTACTTCCACATATCCCACCGAGGATCGACGGTCGCGCGCGAGGTGCGCGGCGGCGTCACCACCTTCATGGCGATGGCGTACATCCTCCTGCTCAATCCTTTGATCCTGTCCGGCAAGGACGCGGCAGGGGACACGCTCGCCCAGAAGGCGCTGATCACCGCGACCGCGTTCGCGGCGGCCTTCACCACGCTGCTGATGGGCTTCTTCGGCAAGGTGCCGCTGGCCCTCGCCGCCGGCCTCTCCGTCTCCGGCGTCCTCGCCTCGCAGGTCGCCCCGCAGATGACCTGGCCGCAGGCCATGGGCATGTGTGTGATGTACGGCGTGGTCATCATGCTGCTGGTCGTCACCGGCCTGCGTGAGATGATCATGAACGCGATCCCGCTCGCGCTGAAGCACGCGATCACCATGGGCATCGGCCTGTTCGTCGCCCTCATCGGCTTCTACAAGGCCGGCTTCGTGCACCAGGGCGAGGCGACCCCGGTCACCCTCGGCCCGGCCGGTGAACTGGCCGGCTGGCCGGTGCTGCTCTTCGCCGTCACCCTCCTCGCGATCTTCATGCTCCAGGCCCGCGGCATACCCGGCGCGATCCTGATCGGCATCGTCGGCGGCACCGTCCTGGCGCTCGTCCTCAACGCCTTCGACGTCATCGACCCCAAGCAGTGGGCCAGCGGCGCTCCCGAACTGCACGGCAGTGCCGTCTCCATGCCGGACTTCTCGATCTTCGGCAACGTCGAGTTCGGCGGCTGGGGCGAGGTCGGCGCGATGACGGTCGGCATGATCGTCTTCACGCTCGTGCTCGCCGGGTTCTTCGACGCGATGGCGACGATCATCGGCGTCGGCACCGAGGCCAAGCTCGCCGACGACAAGGGCCGGATGCCGGGCCTGTCCAAGGCGCTGTTCATCGACGGTGCGGGCGGTGCGATCGGCGGTGTGTCCGGCGCGTCCGGCCAGACGGTGTTCGTCGAGTCGGCGACCGGTGTGGGCGAGGGGGCCCGTACGGGTCTCTCCTCGGTCGTCACCGGCCTGTTCTTCGCGGCCTGTCTGTTCTTCACGCCGCTCACGGCGATCGTGCCGGGCGAGGTGGCGGCCGCTGCCCTGGTGGTGATCGGCGCCATGATGATGATGAACGCGCGGCACGTGGACTGGTCCGACCGGGCCACCGCGATCCCGGTGTTCCTCACCGTCGTGATCATGCCGTTCACGTACTCGATCACGGCCGGTGTCGCGGCCGGCGTCATCTCGTACGTCGCCATCAAGATCGCTCAGGGCAAGGCACGGGAGATCGGGGCGTTCATGTGGGCCCTGACAGGGATCTTCCTGGTCTATTTCGCCCTCAATCCCATTGAGAGCTGGATGGGCGTGCACTAG